The following is a genomic window from Actinomycetota bacterium.
TTCCAGGGGAGCCCCGGGAACGTAGGCAACCACTGCCGTGAGCGGTCCGTGCCGTTCGAGTGCCTGTCCGACGCGGGAGGCGAGGGGTACGACGCGTTCGGGCTGGAACGGTCCGGCGTCACCACCTGGCTGAGCCCGGCCACGGTGGTGAAGGGGTTGAAGCTCTACCGACGCGGGCTGACCACCGGTCTCCCGCATACCGGACAGGACGTCCGTCAGATGCCGGGCACGTTCGTCGTCTCGAAGGGGGGACGGGTCCGGCTCGCGCACTACAACCGCGACCCGGCGGACAATCCCTCGCTGGACGTGCTCCTCGGGGCGCTCGGGGCGTCCTGACCGCCTCAGAGCAGGTGGTCCCCGAGCTCGCGGAGCGACCCGAGGTCGTGGACGTCCTGCGTGAGCAGGGGCACCGAGATCACCCGGGTCCGGGCGCGCTTCGATAGCTCCTCCGCGCGCCGGAGATCCCTGGTCGCCAGGTCGTGGAGCGTCCTGAGCGTCTCTGCTCCCTCGGACAGGACGGCCCGGGTGGCGTCCTCGTCGAGTCCGAGGGGTCGCGCCACCGTCTGGACGTCGGCCACGTCCAGCGCCTCGAGGGTCTCCCGCGCGTCGGGCTCCGCGAAGCGGGCGGGGATGGTCTTGTTCGCCACCACGCCGGCCAGTCGCAGCCCTTCGTCGACCAGCCGGTCGATGAAGAAGCCGGCCTCCCCCAGCGGAGGGCCCTCGAGCGTCGTCACCACCACGAACCCGGTCGTGGGCTGCTGCATGATCTGGAGCACCTCGGCCGCCCGCTCCTTGAACGCGTCGTACAGCGACTGGAAGTCGACGACGAACGCAGACAGGTCCTCGAGCAGCTGGGAGCCGAGGACCCGGTCAGCGATCTTCAGGAACGGGGTGGCGGTGACGTTGAAGGCGCGCAGGCCTACCCGTCCGGCCGCGGAGTAGGGCCGGGCCAGCCACTTCAGCACGTTCCCGCCGACGAGATCGGTCATGCGCTTCGGCGCGTCCAGGAAGTCCAGCGCGTGCCGGGTCGGCGGCGTGTCGATCACGATCAGGTCGTAGACCCCCCGGTCGTGAAGGTCGGCGAGCCGCTCCATCGCCATGTACCCCTGCGAGCCGACGAAATGCTCGGACAGCCCCTGGTAGAGGCGGTTCGACTTGAGGTGCCGGGCCACCTCGGCGTCCGGCGAGTACCTGTCGACCAGCTCGTCCCAGGCCGACTTCATGTCCAGCATGGCGGCGGTCAGGGAGCCGCCCGCGCTCCCGATCTCCACCTCGACCTCGTGGTGTCCGAGGCCGGTTCCCAGGCCGAGCGCCGAGGCCAGCCTCCGCGCGGGGTCGATGGTGAGGACGATCGTCTTGCGGTCCTGCGCCGCGGCGAGCGCGAGCGCCGCCGAGACCGAGGTCTTCCCGACACCGCCCGACCCACACACGACGAGGATCCCGCTGGAGGCGATGGCCTCGGCCAGGCCGTTCCCCTCACCCCGCAACATCGGCCTCCCGCAGGGCGTCGGAGACCGACCGGGTGACCGACAGCGTGTGACGCGAGACCGGCATCAACGGGACCTCGAGCACCGGGGGGCCGAGGGACCTGAGTCGGTCGCGCATGGGAGCCTGGTTCGCGGCCAGGCGCGAGCGAAGGGCGACCGCGTCCTGGAGCGCACCGGTGGGGGCGCCGAGGATGTCCGGGGTGATCCCGGAGAGGGCGCTCGCGTGGGCGAGCGGCTCCACGATCCTGTTCGCGACGACGGCGAGCACCGGGGTATCCACCTGGGTCGGCACCTGCTCGATCAGCTCCGCCGTCTCGGCCACCGGCATCTCCTCGGCGAGCGAGACGACGACGATGCCGCTCACGGCGGGGTCCTCGAGGACGACGCGCACCCACTCCGTCTGGTTGCGTATCAGCCCCACGCCTACGAGCTCCTGGAGCGTTCGCGGCCCCCTCAGGTGGGAGAGCACCTGTCCAGAGGGAGCCGCGTCGACCACGATCAGGTCCCATCGCTTCGCCCCGTCCCGAACCGCCCTCTCCTCGAACCCGACCTTGCCGGCGATCAGCACCTCGCGGATGCCCGGGGCGGCTGTCGCGATGAAGTCGAAGACCTTGTGCAGCGGTCCTATGCGGTACATCCGCGGGATCTTGAGGCCCACGCGGAGGTACTCGTCGAGCGCCTCCGCCGGGTCGAGCGCGAGGTGCCAGAGCCCGTCGCCCGCCTGCTTCGCCGCGTACCCCGGGGGCCCGGAGTCGAGGAAGCGGGCCGCGTCGCCCTTCGCCTCGACATCGATCAAGAGCGTCCGGCGGCCGCGCTGCGCACCCTCCAGGGCCAAGGCGGCGGCGATGGTCGACTTCCCGACCCCCCCCTTGCCCGTCACGAACACGATCCGGCGGGAGAAGAGGTCGTCGAGGACGGGCATCCGGGCCAGCCTATCGAAGCGTCGCCCCGGACCGGCTCCCTATGATGGTCCCCACGACCTGGAGGTGCGATGACCGCTTTCACCCTGTCCGAGGAGCTCTCTGCGCTGCGCGAGTCCGCGCGCGCGTTCGCGGAGCGCGAGATAGCGCCCGTGGCCGACGAGGCCGAGCGGACCGAGACCTTCCCCAAGGAGCTCTTCGCGAAGGCGGGCAAGGCGGGGTTCATCGGCATGCGGTACCCGACGTCGCTCGGGGGGTCCGAGGCGGGGATCCTGGCCGAGGTCCTCTGGCGGGAGGCGGGGAGCCGCGTGAACGCCGGGATCGCCTCGGCGCTCTCCGTCCCCGGCAACATCGGGTCCTACCCGATCTTCGAGTTCGGGAGCCCCGAGCAGGCACAGACCTACATCCCGAAGGTCACGTCCGGCGAGTGGATAGGAGCGTTCGCCCTGACCGAGCCCGCCGCCGGCTCCGATGTCGCCGGGATACGCGCCACGGCCGAGCGCCGCAACGGCTCGTGGGTGCTGAACGGCACGAAGATGTTCATCACGTGCGCCCCCTCCGCGAACTTCTTCATCTTCACCGCCTACACCGACCGCGACCTCGGCTACAACGGGATCGCCAACTTCATCCTCGGCCGCGACCGGCTCCCGGACGAGGCGATCCGCCCCCTCAAGACCCTGGGGCACCGTTCGGGCGAGCTCGGCGAGGTGGTCGTCGACGGCATCGAGGTGCCCGACGACGCGCTGATCGGGGAGCCCACCGGCGGCTTCAAGCGGGCGGCCAGGACCCTCAACGGAGGCCGGTTGATCGTCGCCGGGGGAGCGCTGGGCACCGCGCAGGCGGCCCTGGACGTCTCTGTGCAGTACGCGCGGGAGCGGGACGCCTTCGGGCATCCGATCGGTGACTTCCAGGCCGTCGCCTTCCGACTCGCCCAGGTGGCCGCCGAGATCGAGTCGGCGCGCGTCACGACCTACTGGGCGGCCAGCCTGTGGGACGCCGGACAGGAGACGCCGAAGGAGATCGCCGTGGCCAAGCTGATGGCCACCGAGACGGCCGTGCGCGCCACGAGCGAGGGGTTCCGCACGTTCGGCGGCTACGCCTACATCGCCGACGAGTTCCCCATCGAGCGGCTCCTGCGCGACGCCCGGATGTACGTGATCGTCGAGGGGACGTCGGACGTGCAGAAGCTGATCCTCTCCCGCCAGCTCGGGCTGAACCCACGCTGATGGCCCACCACTTCGACGGACGCGGTTTCCGCATCCACTACGTGGAGCAGGGCGAAGGACAGCCGGTCGTCTTCGCCCACGGGTTCCTCATGGACCACACGATGTTCGCCCCT
Proteins encoded in this region:
- a CDS encoding peroxiredoxin-like family protein, which encodes FQGSPGNVGNHCRERSVPFECLSDAGGEGYDAFGLERSGVTTWLSPATVVKGLKLYRRGLTTGLPHTGQDVRQMPGTFVVSKGGRVRLAHYNRDPADNPSLDVLLGALGAS
- a CDS encoding acyl-CoA dehydrogenase family protein, with the translated sequence MTAFTLSEELSALRESARAFAEREIAPVADEAERTETFPKELFAKAGKAGFIGMRYPTSLGGSEAGILAEVLWREAGSRVNAGIASALSVPGNIGSYPIFEFGSPEQAQTYIPKVTSGEWIGAFALTEPAAGSDVAGIRATAERRNGSWVLNGTKMFITCAPSANFFIFTAYTDRDLGYNGIANFILGRDRLPDEAIRPLKTLGHRSGELGEVVVDGIEVPDDALIGEPTGGFKRAARTLNGGRLIVAGGALGTAQAALDVSVQYARERDAFGHPIGDFQAVAFRLAQVAAEIESARVTTYWAASLWDAGQETPKEIAVAKLMATETAVRATSEGFRTFGGYAYIADEFPIERLLRDARMYVIVEGTSDVQKLILSRQLGLNPR
- a CDS encoding ArsA-related P-loop ATPase, which gives rise to MPVLDDLFSRRIVFVTGKGGVGKSTIAAALALEGAQRGRRTLLIDVEAKGDAARFLDSGPPGYAAKQAGDGLWHLALDPAEALDEYLRVGLKIPRMYRIGPLHKVFDFIATAAPGIREVLIAGKVGFEERAVRDGAKRWDLIVVDAAPSGQVLSHLRGPRTLQELVGVGLIRNQTEWVRVVLEDPAVSGIVVVSLAEEMPVAETAELIEQVPTQVDTPVLAVVANRIVEPLAHASALSGITPDILGAPTGALQDAVALRSRLAANQAPMRDRLRSLGPPVLEVPLMPVSRHTLSVTRSVSDALREADVAG
- a CDS encoding ArsA-related P-loop ATPase, with protein sequence MLRGEGNGLAEAIASSGILVVCGSGGVGKTSVSAALALAAAQDRKTIVLTIDPARRLASALGLGTGLGHHEVEVEIGSAGGSLTAAMLDMKSAWDELVDRYSPDAEVARHLKSNRLYQGLSEHFVGSQGYMAMERLADLHDRGVYDLIVIDTPPTRHALDFLDAPKRMTDLVGGNVLKWLARPYSAAGRVGLRAFNVTATPFLKIADRVLGSQLLEDLSAFVVDFQSLYDAFKERAAEVLQIMQQPTTGFVVVTTLEGPPLGEAGFFIDRLVDEGLRLAGVVANKTIPARFAEPDARETLEALDVADVQTVARPLGLDEDATRAVLSEGAETLRTLHDLATRDLRRAEELSKRARTRVISVPLLTQDVHDLGSLRELGDHLL